AATGAATTGATGGCAAGCCAGTACCATCCTGGGACCGAAATGCTAATTTCTTTgatagaagaataaaatttttcAATAATCCATTATAACGTTTAGGTTAGATAAATGATTTGATTAAGCTGGTCAAAGTAGTGAGAAACCACAATCCAGGAAATCGTTGGTTATTTTGGTTCTGGATGTGAAGAATCAAAGAATAGAGACtaacaaacaagtaaaaagaaattGTCTCCCATTTtaaagaggatttaaaaaaaaagccacagacaGTATGAACCTCTGAAATCTATTTGACCTATCCAGTATTCAGGTCTAGAACAgaatttctcaatttcttttgAATCATCTCCATCCTTTTCTTGAATATCAGACTGATTGGTACTTACAGATTCACACTCAATCAGAGCTTAATAGCTAGATCAGTACaatacaatatttttgttttgttttgttttattagttaaaattaggaacaagcttgcttcacatgtcaatgccttctccctctccctccccggaACTCTCCCCCTCCTATCCGCTTTGCAATACATTATTAGTaatgtcaaaaaacaaactaaattaCAAACTACAAAAAGATATACTCAAGTATTACATTCAGTTTTCAAATCATTTACTAACAGCACAACAGATCTGGCTTCAAtcactttgcacacacacacacccagaacaGACACCTCATCTACTGACCTGTTCTGCAACACAAGGCCATTTGTCAGAGATGGCATTTTTCAAGCAAAACttttaatagattaaaaaaagGAATTTCTACAGGGccttggtggcccacgcctttaatcccagcactcgggagtttgaggaaggcggatctcggcgagtttgaggccagcctgttctccagagcgagtgccaggatcggctccaaagctacacaaagaaaccctgtctcaaaaaccaaaaaaaaaaaagtaatttctaatttttatagaaatgtttcttatttttctctcactcCGTCATCTCCTATACTGAAAGATgtataatatttttgtttcctcTCCCAAGCTAAATCTGAACACTCAAAATATATTCCAGGCAGAAATGcctgcaaattaaaataaaaaacaagaatagaataattatatttacatatatacatatatacatatacatacatatatatatatatttatttatttatatttatatatatttatactgaTTGGAAACATCCAGCATTTGAAAATCACTTAGAGATGAATTTTGGGCTCGTCTTAAAATTCCAAAATCCATCATATTTAAGGACATACTTCCCATCTTTCCTGGCTACTTCCTCCCTTCAAAACAGTTCAATATAGGCTCAAGTTTAGCGGGAAGAGACAAGTTTCTGAGtagtttttgttatgttttgcttttgttttggtgatCTGGGTGGCACGAACTGCTCTTTCCCTTAACATTGAGTCACTCCCTGAGGTGTAGCCCTATGGCTAAACTGGCATCTCTGATCCCTGATTTTTCTAGCTGCTCCACGGGGAATGGTATTGCCTCGAAAGACAGAATGATACTTACTAGCCCTTGTTTCAGGTTTCTCTTGTGTTTTTTCAACAGGCTTCTTGGGCGCTCCATTCTTCCTTTCTGGTGGGTGTTGCCACATTAGAAGGCATTTCCCTTAGCGTTTGTACAGGAACTGAAGCTGGTTCTTTAGGAGGCTTCCAACACACTTCAGTGTAAGTTAACTTTTGAGGTTCCTGtagcacagctgtgtgtgtgtttaccttaCTACTGCAAGGTGAAGCAGTGTGTGGCCTTGATGGCTTTGAAGTAGCTGCAGAAGAAACTGGTACAGTGATCTGGTTGATAACATCCTTTCGAAGTGAGGAATGCTCCCTTTGATTCTCCTCTTGCTGAGTTGTGCTTACTGCAGGAAGCTCGGCTTTACATGAAGGACTGGGATTTAAGCTGAGTTGCTGGGCAGAAGCACAGTCTTTCTGTTCATCCTCTGAATGCACTGGGAAACTAACACTCACTTCTTCagtatccttttctttcttgacatCTTTAATGACATCAGACATTCTATTATCCAACACAAGTTCATCTGGCCTTCTTGATGAACATCCAGGAAAAGGAGGAACATTTGTAGCTACTAAGTCAAACTTTGGTGTTGAAGCCTTTGCTTCAGTTGTTGAAGGCTGGGGTCTTTCGATCTTGTCAGCTTCTCTTTGTCTTCCACCTCTGAAAAgagttctcctgcctctaccaaaGTCCCTCTTCTGATCCATCTCTAAAATGGGAGCATCCTTTGAAAGATAAGTTTGTTTTTGATTCCCTGTTACTGTAGGGTTATGTTGTTCAGAGTGAAAGTTCCTTGAACTAGATCTGCTCACTGGTCCATCCCCTAATGATACAGATCCTTCTGTTGAGTGTTCTGAACCACGGGATGACCTAAAATGAGGCTTCCAAGGATTGTTTTGGAATGGTGGGCAAATATTAATAGCAATATCATTTGTTTCATACGATCCTGGTGAGGTAAAGCCATTCACAAAACTACCAGTGTGAAAAGGAGCCGGCAGTGTTACATAGTAAGGTGCAGGACTTGGAACCCAAGACTGAGGCACAGTACTATACCCTGGGTACTGCTGATGAGTGTAATACACTGGCTGCATAAAGACTGGTGGGGGATATTGAGTTGGCGTCTGAATGGGTTGAGTATACATACTAGAATCCATTAATGGATAATCATTCTTAGCCAAAAATATAGCAGTGGCTTTTATCCTTGCCAAGATTGGCTTGCCCTGAAACGTTTTAACTTCTTCCCTTAAATATTGAAAAGCCTGTTGTGCATCTGTGTCTGACTGGAACGTGATATACCAGGTGCTGTTTTGTGCGAATTCACAGCTTATCACTTTGGGGCAGTTTCCATTTTTAAACAAAGCTTTAACTTCCTCTACTGGTGTTGTTTCAGGAATTTCTCTGAGAATTACAATACAACGCTTATGACTTGGTCTCACCTTCTCTCCCTTTTCATCAACTTGTACTAGAGGAGAAGATCTCAGCACTTCAAGAATTAAATCTTGATCTGTGGtcagtttttttatttcctccaggTTGGCAACTGTCGATATTGGAATGAACTGATTACCATCCATTTGAGATGTCAAGTAAAGATCCTTTGATAAATTTTCTCGGGAGAAACAGAACTCTAATTGTTTTTTCAGACAATCTTTTAAATCTTCTGTAGAAATTGTTGAGCTGCTTTCTCCTGAAACATCGTATATTTGGTAACTCAGATCTTCAGGTGCTAAAATCATTCCATCAGCTGACTCTTCCAAGTCTGAAGAATTCCTTGTTGTCTGCCTAGCAGGAAAATACATTACATCATATTCAGCTCCCCAGGGTCTTTCACACTGCTGGAACTCCCAATTGGCTTCCCAAATCGATGACATCTCTGGTCCTGGGCTGAGGCTTGCTTGTCGTTCTTGTTTTAAACTGTAAAAAAGATCCTAAAATTACTATCTAGCTTGAGGTTTTctgataaagaacaaagaaattatgCTGCTTTGCCCCTTAGAAGTTGATACAAATGGGCCTGTCAATCATTTgaacagcaaaaccaaaaccaaaaagggCTTCAAGAAAGTTGTCTGCTctggcttggtggtggtggtgcacgcctttaatcccagcaattagggGGCAATGAGGGGGGATCATTCTGAGTTCaggatcagcctgatctacatagagagctgCTGACCAACTGGGGCTATATAGTAATatcctgccttaaaaacaaaacccaaggccgggtggtggtggcacacacctttaatacccgtacttgggaggcagaggcaggcagatctctgtgagtttgagaccagcctggtcaacaagagctagttcctgcacagcctctaaagccacagagaaacccttcctacaaacaaacaaacaaacaaaaaagctgtcGGCTCAAgacaatttaagaaataatataaaggggctagagaggtggctcagaggttaagaacaattgctgctcttgcagaggaccctgctTTGGATtgcagcaatcacatggtggctcataactatctgtaactccaattccagggactCTGGTTCCGTCTTCTCACCtccttgggcatcaggcatgcacatggtatgtacatacatacaaacatacatacctacataaatgcatacatacatatgcaggaaaaacactcatttgcataaaataaaataagaaagtctaacaagtaaaataaaataaagaaaatgacgcTCACGTAATTATACATGTGAACCAAAGCAGTGGTTTCTTTTTATAGTatatttcctctttaaattcCCTATATAACAAACCtcttctttaaaatacaaatttctatTGAGAcactatttctatttattttcttgattcaaCTCTGACAGATACAGCATTGCTCAAAGAAGGCAGAAATTTATTATAGTTACTTTAAAGATATATTTCTATTATGTGTGcctgtttatgtgtgtatacatgagggcaagtgcctgtggaggccagaagaggatatcagaagccctgggactggagttccagTGGTTGTGGGTTGCTCTGGTAAGTGCTCTTGTCTACtaagccatttttccagctcCAAATACATTGCTTTTAGCTTTCAGACAAACAGAGAAGTTTGAGGCTTGGCCAGGGTCGTTTACCTTATACCCTTATATGTGTCATTGATTAGAATCTGGTGACAAATAACTGGAAACCCTAATACAGAAACTCTCCAATGTCTTGGAATTCTCATGCTGCAACCATAGTGACTATTTTTGATTGTGGGCTGATTGAAatggtctcaggtagcccaggctgtatTTGTACTTGTTACTTAGTGACGACTAGCCTTTttcttctgatccttctgcccctgcctccctccagagtgctggtactacaggcatctgccaccacaccTTGCAACAGAGTTAACTGCTAAACTATGACACCCTCCCTTTCTGAGAATGAGGACTACACGGAATTAAATCAACCCCCTCACAGCGGACTGTTGAAACTGTCTCACAGCAAAATCCACAGGGCTTCTAGCTTTTGTGTCATGGTTTTCCCTAAATAAGACTGCCACAGGTGGCAGGGAGAGAAATTAGGTCCTTTCTCTTCCTAGTTTGCATAGctgtaaacaaatacattttcaattatgtatttctgtttcctaatttcttttggaacacaggaaaagtaaaacattggattttcttttctaactGAGACAGGATTGTAGTGAccttttgtttgtaatctaacaaataaaacttaccTGAACCACAGGGAAAcaaagcatccagccactagagaattctcaccacCAATGCTCAGAGTGGAGGGGTGATCTTGTCCTGtgcatctccaaactgcactgctcctcagactgccaaGGCTGCACTGAgatcctgccttatattcctctttagtgctgggattaaaggtgtgagctctctttctcttttaaactaaTTAActcaagccgggtgttggtggcacacgcttttaatcccagcactctggaggcagaggcaggcagatctctgtgagtttgaggccagcctggtctccagagcaagtgccagaataggttccaaagctacacagagaaaccctgtctcgaaaaaccaaaaaaaaaaaaaaaaaaaaaaaaaaaaaacccacctaattaactcatgtatctcagggtggccttgaactcacagagatctatctgcatctgtctcctgagtgctgggattaaaggtgtggccaccacagcCTGTATTCAATGGCTAATTAGTGTCTTAGGTGTGTGACTAACCAGTAGCTTAACTAAGcattctgatctttaggcaagcctTATTTGTTAGGTTACAAGCACAATATCACTACATTTCCCCTTTGTGCCTAATATAAAAAAGAAggctataactaatataagaaaaactatctACAATGAGTGCCATAACTAACTATATCTGATATATAAGGCAATAATTACATCAACATTGTCTAATCCATTTGCATtggacaaattcagaaaaaatactcccttatttattctatcttggtgagttcaaagtcatgTACCTAATTTACTTGCAATCTTAACTTGCATTACCATCCAAAACTATCTTTGGACCTCTTTACATCTCTCAGTGCAGTCTAGGCAGTGTGAGTAGTAGAGCGGTTTGGAGATTCAATCAAAGGACAGGATCGTCCCTTtgttctgagcattggtagagatgagactctctagtggctggctgctttgtttctctggtcttcaggaaagtgttatttgttagattacaaacaaaatatcactacacagGACCTCACTACATAGCCCCTAGCTAActtggtactcactatgtaggccaggctatcTTCAAATTTATAGAGATCAGTTTGTGTCTACCtttagaatgctgggattaaaagtgtagcCACTGTGCCTTGCCactatccttttttgtttgttttattgttggcTTTGGTCTTAGATAATCCTCCCACACTCACATTGGGTGTTTCAATTCATGTACACAAATGCCTATTTCTGAGGCAGGAAAATACGAAATTATGGAGGAGGATCCAGAGATCAACATATAAAAGACAGCAGAGAAGGAAAGACTGGGAGCCCTTAAATTACCTGAGCTTCAATCAACCAAAAGAGCATGCTCAGAAAAGCCCTGTGAACATGGGAGAAGTGGGTACTATGTTAATGGTCCATGAAAGTTTACTGCAGATTTTGTTTTAGCCCTTTTCCCTTTATTGCTCTTTTGGAGGAAGACCATAGGTTGGGGCCTGGTACAACTCCAAGCTGCTCTGAATCACGCTCCTAATAAATGACCCCTTTTCCTGTAAtaaatgtgtgtctctgtaaaatttaatataaagaGGTACAGGGACCTGGAAACTCCAGACTCAAATTTGCACCTGTGACATTCCTAAGGTCACAATGACTAGGAATTTTCCCTAAAAAtcttgcttattattattattattattattattattattgaggtggggactctgtagcccaggttgacctggaactctttGTGAAGCCCGGTCTAGCCTGAAACTTGCTGCAATCTTTCTGCTTTAGTTTCCCatgtactgagattacaggcgaAAGCCACCACTCTAAGTTTCAACATATCTTTTCACTAGCCAGAAATGCCAGGAAGTTTCCCAGACCTCATTTTCACCAGAAAACCAAGCTTGACTTTATAAAGACTCATGATTTAATTTAAATCAGGTCTGCAGTGTGTTTGGGCAGGGCGTGTCAACATTATCAACTTACTGGTGTTGATGAATTAGAGACCTCTGGCACCAGTGATACCCTAGTAAAAGTTGTGCCTCTTATATACTGGAAGATTTTAGTTTGctaagagaaaaagttttgaaagattttagttcacagagagaaaaagtttcccacaggccttggcccaggacaagaaagttggccccaacccgagggcaaacaaacaatcctttttgggtcacacctggctggccaacagacaatcaaggacttttcagggtacgttctatggtttttctttataaaaaagcaggtctctaacatgagatcatactttgtaatcaatcactttgtgccccttgcctgtgtgCTGATCTGCATTTTTTTCCtgtataaggagcctgtaacctttgctggggtgtgcagctttcccgatattgctgatacacgaatgcacattcgttcaataaaccctcttgcttttgcagctcttggtctggtttctgcgtctcgggggctccttgggatcctgagacccttaggggtctggggggtctttcaatacctctgtttttttgtgttttgttttgtttttcttttttgttttggcgTGGTGTCAAACTTATTCAGCTCTAGTGAGTCCATCTTATCACAAATTCCTAGACAGTGAAGAAGtatcactcaaaaaaaaaaaaaattcaaaggcaGACATTGCTGCTGGGAAGTAGGCTTTAAAACATGGGCAGATGGAGCCATCTGGCTTGCAGCTTGGTAACCACATGCTTGGAGGTTTAAAATATCCATATTTAATAACCACTGTGATACAGATGTTTTTACAGAAACAAGCCAGTGTTATGCTCTTCTTAAGGTTACATTTTGAGGATGCTGGCTTTCTCTTGAAAGCATACAAGTTCATTATCATCTTACTCACCTCCTGACAGATCCTCCTGACACCTCCTGACAGAGACAAAACTAAAAGGAAGTCCAGGAGCCAGACAtgataaagaaatagaggaaggaataaaaaattaaataaataataaaaaagaaagaataaataataagtgCATTGTGAAGCTAAAATTGTAAGTGACAAATGTGGCATTTTTAAACTATCAAACTATTGTGATTTGAGTGAGAATGTCCTCCGCTAGATTCATATGTTAGAATGCTTGGACAATAGTTGGTGTAACTATTTAAGAAGAATTAGTTGGTGTGGCTTGTTGTAGGAGGTGTGTCACAGAGCTGGCTTTTAGGCTCCCAAAGTTCCTACGGTCCCTAGTATGCTCTCTGCCCactacttgtggatcaagatgtaagctctctgctgctgctgcttctccaacTGCCTGCCACCCTGACTTTGCTCCACAATCACAGACTCTTAAATATCTGAAACCTAAACTCAATTAAACTCCTTCTTTTATAAGTCGCCTTGGTCACGGTATTGTTACCGCAACAACAGGAAAATAACCAATATACTAAATATAAATATTCCCTTTACCTTTACCCACAGATATATCTTGATGGTCCtgtgaaatatttcttttgtacactgtgaaaatttgtcactcagattggtttaattAAAAAGCTGACTACCCCGTAATCAGACAGGAACTATAGGCAGGGCTGCCAAACACAGAGGAGGCTGAGAAGAAGAAAGCTGGAGTCAGATGCAGAAGGAGCAAGATATGCTGGAAGACAGACACGTAAAGCCATGTGGCAGCagatagattaatagaaatgaatcaattaagttgtaagagctagtaagTAACAAGCTGAGTAAGTATCAGCtgagtatttattattaataatagttCTCTTGTGGATATTTGGGAGCAATCGCTGGGACACAGGAAACTTCCCTCTATACAATGgggttatatttttattttgtcattgccAGGAGTTAAACACTCTACTTCTGAACTACAGTCCCAGCTGATGCCGGCATATTTTACTCCTCTGCCTAGAAACCCCCAATTAAATATGCATGCACAGTCGTCCTGCTATCTTTGGATCCCCCTTTTCCTATATAAAACATTTCTTCTGCATTCTATGAGATAGTGGGGGCCAGTTACAGTCAAACACCCACACTTAGAAGTGTATTATATTATTAGCTACTTCACACTAGTTTGAAGCTTGGAGGTATACTGTGTATTAGCTACTTCACACCAGTTTCAAGAAAATACCCGAAAGAAACAACTTAGTGGGTAAaatttgcttatagtttcagaggacTTAGCAGATAAAGGTTGGGAAGGAATGATGGGGCAGATCACATCACTTTTCATCAAAGTGGacattctagtttgctttctgttgctgtaacaagcCCTGGGAACAAAAGCAATGTTGGGAGGACAGGTTTATTTGTCtgatacttccaggtcacagtcaaTCATTGAAAATAGTTGGGGCAAGTGCTGAACAGGAATTGAAGTAGAAGCcttggaagaacactgcttactgtaTCACTTGTAGCTCTTTTATATATAGTCCAGGACCACCTGACCAAGGGATAGTTGCCCTTGCATTGAGCTGGACCCTCCCCAATCAATAAATAATCAGGACAATTCCCTACAGATATAGCCATTGCTCATCAAATCTGGGCTCCTCCTTCTTCCCTGGTGACTTTTGGTTGTGTAAAGTTGTTATTAACAACTAACTGGAAGAGCAAGTTAGGAAGCAGGATTTATGGCAGGGTGATGGGACAGTAGATCCAGCCAACTCCAGGATAATACTTGGAATAGACATTCCTTGACCAGTTACCCATCTCCTCCAACAATTTACCACCTCCCAAAGTTTTCAGAAACTTCCAAAATggtaccaccaactgggaaccaagcactCAAATCATGAGCCTGTAGGGACTGCTTCAGGATCAAATTACAACAGAAGGACACTATACATGGCACCAAAAGTGGGTTGTAGAAGAGGCTTTGGTTTGAGAAATCCAAGGTCAACATAAGCCCTCATTACTtgagtagaggccagaggtcaccaGAGAAACCAAGACTTTTCATTAGAACCCTATTCATCTTCTCTTCACAATTAGGGGACTTTGTGATCTCACTTCCTATTCACATCAGAGGAGTCAGTAGGCTAAGGTGAGAGATGAATGGGTAACCAGAGGTGCAGTAGATTAGCAATAGCAGGTTCAAAATCACAGACATTTGAAAAAGTTTAGGATCTCATAGGAATCAAATAGGAGAGCAGTGCTGTTACAAGTAAGTGATTTGGAATgaggagatgcctcagtggttaaagccCTTGCCATGAGAGCATGAGGACCAAGTTGGATTTTCAGAAACCACAGAAATTTATGGTGGGTGTGGCACctttctgtaattccagtgctgagaCAGGGATCCCAGGAGCAAGTTGTCTGGCAGacaacagagaccctgcctcaatgaataagcaATTGGATAATCTTTTTATCAACGTCAGGCCTCCTCAAGCCTGTGCACATGCGTgtccacatacacatgtacacttcacacacatacacatatggaggggaaaaaaagacccTAAATGTTGTTTTCAGTAAGTTAGCTTTTCACTGTATTATGTTCAGGGAAGTGTGTCTGCCCCTAAAGACtatggagagggaggagctaTCTCACAGCAATGATCATTTTTAGGACCTGAAGACAAAAGCAACACTGTCAGTATCCCTAACTCACCCATAAAATATGCAGTCTTTTTATAGAAGCAGGTATTCTCTCAGTCCTGGTCCAGAAGTTTTCTCTGTCACACAGCCTTGGGAAACAAGTTATCAGTAGGGCATGTTTGGGAAACTTCCTTCAGCAAGGACAAGCTGAAGGGTAGGATTTGGGTTGAGGATATAGACAGGATTCCTGTCAAGTTCTTTAAAAGCCTACTTTGTGAGTTTGTAATTAGGTAGTGCCTATGAATGAGAGAAGCCCATCATGCTTGGAAGACCATTCTCTCTAATGGAAAATCTAGAGAAATGAGAATTTGTACTTTTTGTATCTTTGGAGACATTGCCTCCTTTTATAGTATAGGCTGGTGTCAGACTTGTGTAATCCTTCTGTTttagcctcccaaattctgggattataggcgtgagCTACTGCAGGTGTCTAGACCTTGTATTTTTAAGTTCTGTACAGTAtagatagtttttaaaatgtcgAGTTTACAAGCACAATGAAACTTGTGAATGGAAAAACCCTGATAGTATTACGTCGGATATTTACTCTCACAGGTGTGTCCATCCTGAGGTTCATGTCAGCATGTGGCCCAGGATAATACTAAACACGGCCCAATACAAAAATAGTAAACTTCAAATattgtgagatttttctttttccttttcaaaatttgAGCGGTTCTCCAGCATAAATTTTGTATATGACAAAGTCACAGTATCGAGTCTCAATGTTGACTGAGCATACACACCTGCAAGCGAAGAACCTGGAGCCCAGGACAACCTCATCAGAACCCTTTCTTTTTTGCTGTACTTTAAAGCCCCGTTGAGCCTGGACTACATTTCCCAAGATACCCCATGGCTGGGACTCATTCAAGATTGGGTAAAACAATGAGGAAGTGATTTCGGGTCGCCCAGCAACGGGCGGAGTCCAGAGACGTGAATGGGTGAGCACGCCCCTTTCAGGAGGGTAAAGAAGCTTATTCCAGTTTCTGAGCCGTTCCTGTCTTTCCTTCCAGCCGCAGGGCCCTTTGGTCTCTTCTGAGCTTCCACCACCTCTCTCCTCAGGCTCCGCCCCTTTTCCCGCCAGTCGCCGCGAAAATAGGAAACTGGATTGCAGCTGCGGATCGGCTGGTGGAGCAGTGCGCAGGCGCGTGCGGTCGGGGGGAGGGGGCCCCTGATGCGCGCGGCGCGGTTGAAGGTAGAGTGAGTTGCTGAGGTGACCCGGTGAATACTTGTATCTCCACCATGGCAGCTCTCCGCTACGCCGGCCTGGACGACACGGACAGTGAGGATGAGCTGCCTCcgggctgggaggagagaaccacCAAGGACGGCTGGGTATACTACGCCAAGTAAGCGGCCTGGAGCGGCGCTCGCGGGGGCCCGTGCCCTAGGAGGCCTGGATCCTGTGCTGTCCAGCCCGGTGGGCATGCGCATCCAGATTGCCAGCCACCTGTCCCGGGTTCCCCATCCTTATGGGCTCAGGGTCAAGACCAGGTCACCTGGCCCCCTGCAGCACGCCCCCTGCTGCTCATTAGGTGGCACTGCACTGTGCGTTGATGGCTCATGGGTCTTTACTAAGGAGGAAATGGAGCAAACTTCAATACCCAGTTCCCGCCAAGGGGACCCGGGTTGGAGACCCAGCAGTCTGTATTTTTAAACAGAGGTCCTGGG
The DNA window shown above is from Cricetulus griseus strain 17A/GY chromosome 3, alternate assembly CriGri-PICRH-1.0, whole genome shotgun sequence and carries:
- the LOC100757320 gene encoding LOW QUALITY PROTEIN: la-related protein 4-like isoform X2 (The sequence of the model RefSeq protein was modified relative to this genomic sequence to represent the inferred CDS: inserted 2 bases in 1 codon; substituted 1 base at 1 genomic stop codon); translated protein: MYFPARQTTRNSSDLEESADGMILAPEDLSYQIYDVSGESSSTISTEDLKDCLKKQLEFCFSRENLSKDLYLTSQMDGNQFIPISTVANLEEIKKLTTDQDLILEVLRSSPLVQVDEKGEKVRPSHKRCIVILREIPETTPVEEVKALFKNGNCPKVISCEFAQNSTWYITFQSDTDAQQAFQYLREEVKTFQGKPILARIKATAIFLAKNDYPLMDSSMYTQPIQTPTQYPPPVFMQPVYYTHQQYPGYSTVPQSWVPSPAPYYVTLPAPFHTGSFVNGFTSPGSYETNDIAINICPPFQNNPWKPHFRSSRGSEHSTEGSVSLGDGPVSRSSSRNFHSEQHNPTVTGNQKQTYLSKDAPILEMDQKRDFGRGRRTLFRGGRQREADKIERPQPSTTEAKASTPKFDLVATNVPPFPGCSSRRPDELVLDNRMSDVIKDVKKEKDTEEVSVSFPVHSEDEQKDCASAQQLSLNPSPSCKAELPAVSTTQQEENQREHSSLRKDVINQITVPVSSAATSKPSRPHTASPCSSKVNTHTAVLQEPQKLTYTEVCWKPPKEPASVPVQTLREMPSNVATPTRKEXNGAPKKPVEKTQEKPETRASKYHSVFRGNTIPRGAARKIRDQRCQFSHRATPQGVTQCXGKEQFVPPRSPKQKQNITKTTQKLVSSR